A region of Streptomyces sp. R44 DNA encodes the following proteins:
- a CDS encoding SpoIIE family protein phosphatase, with protein MSEPNPVDDLVSAAAQDAGGWLGALPVAQVATSADGTIVRWNRAAEGLLGYSPQQVIGRHIAELLHPGADRSLGRSLWEAAAGGRGVMGTVTAWHRDGHPVEVEIWASPVPDRRNDASAILLFAAEAHAARRIRGSSAVWDGLFARSPVGIAVLDTQLRFLRVNPALERMNGLSESAHIGRRLSQLLPEVNAEDMEAAMRHVLDSGEPVLDRRRIGRIPSEPDFDRVWSCSYVRVEDPGGRPIGVIASLLDITDQQQAHVEAEAGRRRLALLSEASIRIGSSLEVERTAQELADLAVPRFADAVTVDVLDSLARGDEPGMGLAGGVALRRLGKSPLTGSAITDVLAPLGRTLDFPAAAPYTQALSRRQPFLLATLDEKAISPAARYTTRPAQLLQLGVHSFMMAPLFARDLVLGVASFYRTRPIGPFTSDDVTLAGELAARAALSIDNARLYHREHDTALTLQRSMLPQHITPPAGLEVAHRYLPASDVNEVGGDWYDVLNLPGGKAALLIGDVMGHGTQAAAVMGRLSASVRALARLDIEPEELLHQLEAALDDLAEPMLATFLYAVIDLATGRCRITRAGHPPPVTVSPEGTADLLDLPPGTPLGVGGTRFTTIETTLQPGSLLVLYTDGLIESRGSDIDERLAELTHLLAQPHPALTGLCDSLLAHLVPGSADDDIALLVTRFTGGKSKPAPGVERPET; from the coding sequence ATGAGTGAGCCGAACCCGGTCGACGACCTGGTCAGCGCCGCGGCCCAGGACGCCGGCGGCTGGCTGGGTGCGCTTCCGGTGGCGCAGGTCGCCACCAGCGCCGATGGAACGATCGTTCGGTGGAATCGGGCCGCCGAGGGGCTGCTCGGCTACAGCCCGCAGCAGGTGATCGGGCGGCACATCGCCGAGCTGTTGCACCCGGGCGCGGACAGGAGCCTCGGCCGGTCGCTGTGGGAGGCAGCGGCCGGCGGGCGGGGAGTCATGGGCACGGTGACCGCCTGGCACCGCGACGGACACCCGGTGGAAGTGGAGATCTGGGCAAGCCCCGTTCCCGACCGGCGTAACGACGCCTCCGCGATCCTGCTCTTCGCCGCCGAGGCCCACGCCGCGCGGCGTATCCGCGGATCGTCGGCCGTGTGGGACGGGCTGTTCGCCCGCTCCCCGGTCGGTATCGCCGTCCTGGACACGCAGCTGCGGTTCCTCCGCGTCAACCCGGCCTTGGAGAGGATGAACGGCCTGTCGGAGTCGGCCCACATCGGTCGGCGCCTGTCCCAGCTCCTGCCCGAGGTGAACGCCGAGGACATGGAAGCCGCGATGAGGCACGTCCTGGACAGCGGGGAGCCGGTCCTGGACCGCCGCCGCATCGGCCGCATACCGTCCGAGCCCGACTTCGACCGGGTGTGGTCGTGCTCCTACGTACGCGTGGAGGATCCGGGCGGTCGACCGATCGGGGTCATCGCCTCGCTGCTCGACATCACCGACCAGCAGCAGGCTCACGTCGAAGCCGAGGCGGGACGACGCAGGCTCGCACTGCTCAGCGAGGCGTCCATCCGGATCGGCTCCAGCCTGGAAGTGGAACGCACTGCCCAGGAACTCGCCGACCTTGCCGTCCCCCGCTTCGCCGACGCCGTAACCGTCGACGTCCTGGACTCCCTTGCCCGCGGCGACGAGCCCGGCATGGGCCTGGCCGGCGGGGTCGCCCTGCGCCGCCTGGGCAAGTCCCCGTTGACCGGGTCCGCGATCACCGACGTTCTCGCCCCCCTCGGCCGCACCCTCGATTTCCCCGCGGCAGCCCCGTACACCCAGGCTCTCTCCAGACGCCAGCCGTTCCTGCTGGCCACCCTCGACGAGAAAGCCATATCCCCCGCCGCCCGCTACACCACCAGGCCCGCCCAGCTGCTGCAGCTCGGCGTGCACTCGTTCATGATGGCCCCGCTCTTCGCGCGGGACCTGGTACTCGGCGTGGCCTCCTTCTACCGAACCCGTCCGATCGGCCCCTTCACCTCCGACGACGTGACTCTGGCCGGCGAGCTCGCCGCTCGTGCCGCCCTCAGCATCGACAACGCCCGCCTGTACCACCGCGAACACGACACCGCACTGACCCTGCAGCGCAGCATGCTGCCCCAGCACATCACCCCACCGGCCGGGCTCGAGGTCGCCCACCGCTACCTGCCCGCCAGCGACGTCAACGAGGTCGGCGGCGACTGGTATGACGTGCTCAACCTGCCAGGCGGGAAGGCGGCCTTGCTCATCGGTGACGTCATGGGGCACGGCACACAGGCCGCAGCCGTGATGGGACGGCTCTCCGCCAGCGTCCGGGCACTCGCCAGGCTCGACATCGAACCCGAAGAACTGCTCCATCAGCTGGAGGCGGCGCTCGACGACCTCGCCGAGCCGATGCTCGCCACCTTCCTCTACGCGGTGATCGACCTGGCAACCGGTCGCTGCCGCATCACCCGCGCCGGCCACCCGCCGCCCGTTACCGTCAGCCCCGAAGGCACCGCCGATCTCCTCGACCTGCCGCCCGGCACCCCGCTCGGCGTCGGCGGCACCCGCTTCACCACCATCGAGACCACCCTGCAACCGGGCAGCCTCCTCGTTCTGTACACCGACGGCCTCATCGAGTCCCGCGGCAGCGACATCGACGAGCGTCTCGCCGAACTCACCCATCTCCTCGCCCAACCCCACCCGGCCCTGACCGGACTGTGCGACAGCCTCCTCGCCCATCTCGTGCCGGGCTCCGCGGACGACGACATTGCCTTGCTGGTCACCCGATTCACCGGCGGCAAGTCCAAACCGGCACCTGGCGTGGAGCGGCCAGAGACGTGA
- a CDS encoding helix-turn-helix domain-containing protein: MEVGQHGPTELDRRILALLLAGLTDVAAATQLGLSPRTLHRRLRHHMDLAGVRTRMQLGACAVRNGWAEPLRA, from the coding sequence GTGGAGGTCGGTCAGCACGGCCCGACCGAGCTCGACCGCAGGATCCTCGCGCTGCTCCTGGCCGGCCTGACGGACGTGGCGGCCGCGACACAACTCGGTCTGTCACCGCGAACGCTGCACCGGCGGCTGCGTCATCACATGGACCTGGCCGGTGTCCGGACCCGGATGCAGCTCGGGGCCTGCGCGGTGCGGAACGGCTGGGCGGAGCCTCTTCGGGCGTGA
- a CDS encoding M20/M25/M40 family metallo-hydrolase — MSAPPRQQPLDEALLSLSRAHQARYLEDLAELVAIDSGSYSADGVNRVADLVRARLERLDFSVERVPLPPAHGHRTGDVLIGRRQGRLAVADGGRRILLAAHMDTVFDDGAAAERPFSLRGPLAHGPGVSDDKGGLVAGLAALEILAAAGIEDYAELVFLATPDEEIGSPASRPVTRRAAEGAHYALALECARENGDLVIARKGVADFRLTVTGRAAHAGIEPERGANAALAAAHLVIALQALNGTWEGVTLNVGVVRAGSRFNIVCPEAELLVEIRSATDSGMRAAAVALEEAASRPVVPGTRVTVEELASCPPMEDTAASRRMLDRAQDIGVRLGLTVGATATGGVGDANTIAGAGVPTLDGLGPVGGADHTPEEWLDVSTVPVRVALLASLIADLGDSRSD; from the coding sequence GTGAGCGCCCCGCCCCGGCAGCAGCCCCTCGACGAAGCGCTGCTGTCCCTGTCCCGCGCACACCAGGCGCGGTACCTGGAAGACCTGGCCGAACTCGTCGCGATCGACTCCGGCTCGTACAGCGCCGACGGCGTCAACCGGGTCGCCGACCTGGTCCGGGCCCGCCTCGAGCGTCTGGACTTCTCCGTGGAACGCGTCCCGCTGCCTCCGGCCCATGGACACCGCACCGGAGATGTGCTCATCGGCCGCAGACAAGGTCGCCTCGCCGTCGCCGACGGAGGCCGCAGAATCCTTCTCGCCGCGCACATGGACACCGTCTTCGACGACGGGGCCGCCGCCGAGCGCCCCTTCTCCCTCAGGGGGCCCCTCGCCCACGGACCCGGCGTCAGCGACGACAAGGGAGGCCTGGTCGCAGGCCTCGCAGCCCTCGAGATCCTCGCCGCGGCAGGCATCGAGGACTACGCGGAACTCGTCTTCCTCGCCACGCCCGACGAGGAGATCGGCTCACCCGCCAGCAGGCCGGTCACCCGGCGGGCGGCCGAAGGGGCGCACTACGCCCTCGCCCTCGAATGCGCCCGGGAGAACGGCGACCTGGTCATCGCGCGCAAGGGTGTGGCCGACTTCAGGCTCACCGTCACCGGCCGCGCCGCACACGCGGGCATCGAACCCGAACGCGGAGCGAACGCGGCTCTGGCCGCCGCCCACCTCGTCATCGCCCTCCAAGCGCTGAACGGCACGTGGGAGGGCGTCACCCTCAACGTCGGCGTCGTGCGCGCGGGCAGTCGCTTCAACATCGTCTGCCCCGAGGCGGAACTCCTCGTCGAGATCCGCTCGGCCACGGACAGCGGCATGCGCGCCGCCGCCGTCGCCCTCGAGGAGGCCGCCTCGCGGCCCGTCGTTCCCGGCACCCGCGTCACCGTCGAGGAACTCGCGTCCTGCCCGCCGATGGAGGACACGGCCGCCTCCCGCCGGATGCTCGACCGGGCCCAGGACATCGGCGTACGCCTGGGCCTGACCGTCGGCGCCACGGCGACGGGCGGCGTCGGGGACGCCAACACCATCGCCGGCGCAGGGGTCCCGACACTGGACGGCCTGGGACCGGTCGGCGGCGCCGACCACACCCCCGAGGAATGGCTCGACGTCAGTACGGTCCCGGTCAGGGTCGCCCTGCTCGCCTCCCTCATCGCCGACCTCGGCGACAGCCGCAGCGACTGA
- a CDS encoding DUF2254 family protein, which produces MRLWYRDRLQKAVLATFTGTFAFAFSLLRSIETDSVPDLGVTLAGMAVAVSLVLLLICLNRFTHNLRPVAIAELVTRMGEAVFTSGAAAIRGAALHGDGTVMRLRSGRGGSIQAFNVSALVPEAARHDCVFVVTRLIGDSVPPGTVLIEVHGGTSQPDPDRVTGLVALGAERTIEQDPAFALRILVDIAIRALSPAVNDPTTAVQVIDHIESFLHMVGSTRLPGRCVLADRHERARFVLPGRDWENFLQLAVCEIREYGGSSMQICRQLHAMLEGLLDTLPPSQHDAVRTEISLLQEPIDREFTDPARRAIAQRPDHRVIGGKYPS; this is translated from the coding sequence ATGCGCCTGTGGTACCGGGACCGGCTGCAGAAGGCGGTGCTGGCGACCTTCACCGGGACGTTCGCGTTCGCTTTCTCCTTGCTGCGCAGCATCGAGACCGACTCCGTCCCCGATCTCGGGGTCACCCTGGCCGGCATGGCGGTGGCCGTCAGCCTCGTGCTCCTGCTCATCTGCCTCAACAGGTTCACCCACAATCTCCGACCGGTGGCCATCGCCGAGCTGGTCACCCGGATGGGGGAGGCCGTCTTCACGAGCGGGGCCGCGGCGATCCGGGGCGCGGCGCTCCACGGAGACGGAACCGTGATGCGCCTGCGTTCCGGACGCGGTGGATCCATCCAGGCGTTCAACGTGTCCGCGCTGGTCCCGGAGGCGGCGCGCCACGACTGCGTCTTCGTCGTGACCCGGCTGATCGGCGACTCCGTACCGCCCGGCACTGTCCTCATCGAGGTCCACGGGGGCACGTCGCAACCGGACCCGGACCGGGTGACCGGTCTCGTCGCCCTCGGTGCCGAGCGCACCATCGAGCAGGACCCCGCCTTCGCCCTGAGGATCCTCGTCGACATCGCCATCAGGGCCCTCTCCCCTGCGGTGAACGACCCTACGACCGCAGTGCAGGTGATTGATCACATCGAGTCCTTCCTGCACATGGTCGGCAGCACACGCCTCCCCGGTCGATGTGTACTGGCCGATCGCCACGAGCGCGCCCGGTTCGTTCTCCCGGGGCGTGACTGGGAGAACTTCCTCCAGCTCGCCGTGTGCGAGATCCGCGAGTACGGCGGGTCGTCCATGCAGATCTGCCGACAGCTCCACGCCATGCTCGAGGGCCTGCTCGACACCCTGCCGCCGTCTCAGCACGACGCCGTGCGGACGGAGATCAGCCTGCTGCAGGAGCCGATCGACCGAGAGTTCACCGACCCGGCCCGCCGGGCCATCGCGCAACGGCCCGACCACCGGGTCATCGGTGGGAAGTACCCCTCGTAG
- a CDS encoding MurR/RpiR family transcriptional regulator — protein MASGALADVIRHKLGDLSPAERKVARVLLANYPSAGFETVAVLAERAGVSAPTVIRFVNRIGYRGFPDFQTALREELDERNASPLSLYESADRARTDEEADGEVSLLGQGSRLFSSAVAQTLTELPPHDLEHAVSLLADGRRRITLAGGRFTHLLAQYLGLHLMQLRGDIRLLPAGDVERTAALGALTRRDVLVVFDYRRYEQDKVTMAQLALEQGAKVVLFTDRWLSPVSAHAEVVLPSLVTTPSPYDSLVPTLAVVETVVAGVVAALGEEAPARLRHTEEIARRIGLQ, from the coding sequence ATGGCCTCTGGCGCACTCGCCGACGTGATCCGGCACAAGCTGGGCGACCTCAGCCCGGCCGAGCGCAAGGTCGCCCGCGTCCTCCTGGCCAACTACCCCTCCGCCGGCTTCGAGACCGTCGCCGTCCTCGCCGAACGGGCGGGCGTCAGCGCCCCCACCGTCATCCGCTTCGTCAACCGGATCGGCTACCGGGGCTTCCCCGACTTCCAGACCGCCCTGCGCGAGGAACTCGACGAACGCAACGCCTCGCCCCTGTCCCTGTACGAATCCGCCGACCGCGCCCGTACCGACGAGGAGGCGGACGGCGAGGTGTCCCTTCTCGGGCAGGGCAGCAGGCTGTTCAGCTCCGCCGTCGCGCAGACCCTCACCGAACTCCCGCCGCACGACCTGGAACACGCCGTCTCGCTCCTGGCCGACGGCAGACGGCGCATCACCCTGGCCGGCGGCCGCTTCACCCATCTCCTCGCCCAGTACCTCGGACTGCACCTCATGCAGTTGCGAGGCGACATCCGCCTCCTGCCCGCGGGCGACGTCGAACGGACCGCTGCACTCGGTGCGCTCACACGCCGCGACGTCCTGGTCGTCTTCGACTACCGCCGCTACGAGCAGGACAAGGTCACCATGGCCCAACTCGCCCTGGAACAAGGTGCGAAGGTCGTCCTGTTCACTGACCGATGGCTGTCCCCGGTCTCCGCGCACGCCGAGGTCGTGCTGCCCAGCCTGGTCACGACGCCGTCGCCGTACGACAGTTTGGTGCCCACCCTCGCCGTGGTCGAGACCGTCGTCGCCGGAGTCGTCGCGGCGCTCGGCGAGGAAGCGCCCGCGCGTCTGCGGCACACCGAAGAGATCGCGCGGCGCATCGGTCTGCAGTGA
- a CDS encoding DUF1254 domain-containing protein, which translates to MTDESLEKLATEAWIYGYPLVTAAMTKGSMTAVPARDDAHRKAPVNQFCYMRATPDASFTEVVSPNADTLYSSAWLDLSDQPLVLTLPDFGDRFWMVPILDAWSDVCAVVGRRKNGPSTGPFLIAGPSWSGPTPPGLTLLKSPTVVNWIIARYATSGPSDFPSVNRLQDATRLIPLSEWTGDPDDYIPPTDVAVPADADTTTPPVDKVHTLSGREYFTLLNRMMVDNPPAPADAPVLGRVAKLGIAPGASLDDLSPEELATLDAGARRGPGVLRDLLARAESAGSGGWTVHRGLGDYGTDYAKRAVITRFGYGANLDADALYPHATTDADGRPLDGAHTYVLHFDAGETPPVDGFWSLTMMNEHQLFADNPLNRYAIGDRSGMRTNPDGSLDIYVQHESPGTERESNWLPAPAGSFNVFLRLYWPKQPALAGDWTPPALRRTS; encoded by the coding sequence ATGACAGATGAGTCGCTCGAGAAGCTGGCCACGGAGGCGTGGATCTACGGATACCCACTGGTCACGGCGGCCATGACGAAAGGCTCCATGACGGCGGTTCCGGCCCGGGACGACGCACATCGGAAGGCCCCGGTCAACCAGTTCTGCTACATGCGTGCCACCCCGGACGCCTCCTTCACCGAGGTCGTCTCGCCGAACGCCGACACCCTGTACTCCAGTGCCTGGCTCGACCTGTCCGACCAGCCGCTCGTGCTGACCCTGCCCGACTTCGGCGACCGCTTCTGGATGGTCCCGATCCTGGACGCCTGGTCCGATGTCTGCGCCGTCGTCGGCCGGCGCAAGAACGGCCCGTCCACCGGCCCCTTCCTGATCGCCGGGCCTTCCTGGTCGGGACCGACCCCGCCCGGCCTGACCCTGTTGAAGTCGCCGACCGTCGTGAACTGGATCATCGCCCGGTACGCGACCAGCGGCCCGTCGGACTTCCCCTCCGTCAACCGGCTCCAGGACGCCACGCGCCTGATCCCGCTGTCGGAGTGGACCGGCGACCCCGATGACTACATCCCTCCCACCGATGTCGCCGTTCCCGCCGATGCCGACACCACGACGCCGCCCGTCGACAAGGTCCACACTCTCAGTGGTCGCGAGTACTTCACCCTCCTCAACCGGATGATGGTGGACAACCCTCCCGCCCCGGCCGATGCTCCGGTCCTGGGCAGAGTCGCCAAGCTCGGTATCGCACCCGGCGCGAGCCTGGACGACCTGTCCCCCGAGGAGCTCGCCACCCTGGACGCGGGTGCGCGGCGCGGCCCGGGGGTCCTGCGCGATCTGCTCGCCCGAGCGGAGTCCGCAGGCTCCGGTGGGTGGACCGTGCACCGAGGCCTGGGTGATTACGGAACCGACTACGCCAAGCGCGCGGTCATCACCCGGTTCGGGTACGGAGCCAACCTCGACGCCGACGCCCTGTACCCGCACGCCACCACCGACGCCGACGGCCGCCCTCTCGACGGTGCCCACACCTACGTACTGCACTTCGACGCCGGCGAAACCCCGCCCGTCGACGGCTTCTGGTCCCTCACGATGATGAATGAGCATCAGCTCTTCGCCGACAACCCGCTGAACCGCTACGCGATCGGCGACCGCAGCGGTATGCGGACCAACCCCGACGGCTCCCTGGACATCTACGTCCAGCACGAAAGCCCCGGAACCGAGCGCGAAAGCAACTGGCTACCCGCACCCGCAGGCAGCTTCAACGTCTTCCTGCGTCTGTACTGGCCCAAGCAGCCGGCCCTCGCCGGCGACTGGACCCCGCCGGCCCTGCGACGCACCAGCTGA
- a CDS encoding amino acid ABC transporter permease has translation MTTTTPVATPHTGDSLAPDTFEIVPVHHWGRRLSAVAAVAALAGLIGSLAKNGNLHWDVVGHYLFAGLIFDGLATTLWLTAAAMTLGLGLGTLVAVMRLSDNPVLYALSSLFVWVFRGTPLLVQIIFWGYAGALYQHVMIGVPFTGVTFLQADTNTLLTPAVAALLALGLNEAAYTSEIVRAGIRSVDAGQTEAAHSLGMRPALTMRRIVLPQAMRVIIPPLGNETINMLKMTALVSVIAAHDLMSNIQDVYGQNYQVIPMLVVASLWYLALVSALSVPQAWLERRYGRGTARGAEASPLRRLCAGPLTALRGRTHKEEGR, from the coding sequence ATGACCACCACCACCCCCGTGGCCACACCGCACACCGGCGACTCCCTCGCACCCGACACCTTCGAGATCGTCCCCGTCCACCACTGGGGTCGCCGGCTCTCCGCGGTGGCCGCCGTCGCCGCGCTGGCCGGCCTCATCGGCTCGCTCGCGAAGAACGGCAACCTGCACTGGGACGTCGTCGGCCACTACCTGTTCGCCGGGCTCATCTTCGACGGCCTGGCCACCACCCTGTGGCTGACCGCCGCCGCGATGACCCTCGGCCTCGGCCTCGGCACCCTCGTCGCCGTCATGCGTCTCTCCGACAACCCGGTCCTGTACGCCCTCTCGTCGCTGTTCGTGTGGGTCTTCCGCGGCACCCCGCTGCTCGTACAGATCATCTTCTGGGGCTACGCCGGAGCCCTCTACCAGCACGTGATGATCGGCGTCCCGTTCACCGGCGTCACCTTCCTCCAGGCCGACACCAACACCCTGCTCACCCCGGCCGTCGCGGCCTTGCTCGCGCTCGGCCTGAACGAGGCCGCGTACACCTCCGAGATCGTCCGCGCCGGGATCCGGTCCGTCGACGCGGGGCAGACCGAGGCGGCGCACTCGCTCGGCATGCGTCCGGCACTCACCATGCGGCGGATCGTGCTGCCCCAGGCGATGCGGGTGATCATCCCGCCGCTGGGCAACGAGACGATCAACATGCTCAAGATGACCGCCCTCGTGTCGGTGATCGCAGCGCACGACCTGATGTCCAACATCCAGGACGTGTACGGGCAGAACTACCAGGTCATCCCGATGCTCGTGGTGGCGTCGCTCTGGTACCTGGCTCTCGTCAGCGCCCTGAGCGTCCCGCAGGCGTGGCTCGAACGCCGCTACGGGCGCGGCACGGCCCGCGGCGCCGAGGCCTCCCCACTTCGACGCCTGTGCGCCGGACCCCTCACCGCCCTGCGCGGCCGCACACACAAGGAGGAGGGCCGTTGA
- a CDS encoding MscL family protein, producing MLKGFKNFLMRGDLVTIAVGLVIALAFSTLIKAFTDFVINPIVSRFQGGKSVGLGWQLGEAGNQATYLDLGQFISALIYFIIFIAVVYFLIVVPYKHYQARRGVKAFGEPGPVKTCPACLSEDLPAAASKCLHCASEQPPAPSAVTTS from the coding sequence TTGCTCAAGGGCTTCAAGAACTTCCTCATGCGAGGCGACCTCGTCACCATCGCTGTCGGGCTGGTCATCGCCCTGGCCTTCTCGACCCTGATCAAAGCGTTCACGGACTTCGTGATCAACCCGATCGTCAGCCGTTTCCAGGGCGGCAAATCCGTGGGGCTCGGATGGCAGCTCGGCGAGGCGGGCAACCAGGCGACCTACCTCGATCTGGGACAGTTCATCTCCGCCCTGATCTACTTCATCATCTTCATCGCGGTCGTCTACTTCCTGATCGTCGTGCCGTACAAGCACTACCAGGCCCGCCGCGGCGTCAAGGCATTCGGCGAACCCGGGCCGGTCAAGACCTGCCCGGCCTGCCTCTCGGAGGACCTGCCCGCGGCTGCGAGCAAGTGTCTCCACTGCGCCAGCGAGCAGCCCCCGGCGCCCAGCGCCGTCACAACTTCCTAG
- a CDS encoding amino acid ABC transporter ATP-binding protein has protein sequence MVHAEGVRKHFGKLQVLKGIDLTVERGQVCCLLGPSGSGKSTFLRCINHLEKIDGGRLSVDGEPVGYRPQGTRLHELREREVAARRRDIGMVFQRFNLFPHMTALENVIEAPVKVAGTARDRAREEARALLDQVGLADREGHYPAELSGGQQQRVAIARALAMKPKLMLFDEPTSALDPELVGDVLDVMRRLADDGMTMVVVTHEIGFAREVGDLAVFMDEGVVVESGDPRRVLAEPEQERTRAFLSKVL, from the coding sequence ATGGTGCACGCCGAGGGCGTGCGCAAACACTTCGGGAAGCTCCAGGTCCTCAAGGGCATCGACCTGACGGTCGAACGCGGCCAGGTGTGCTGTCTCCTTGGACCCTCCGGCTCCGGCAAGTCCACGTTCCTGCGGTGCATCAACCATCTGGAGAAGATCGACGGAGGACGGCTCTCAGTCGACGGCGAACCGGTCGGCTACCGGCCGCAGGGCACCCGTCTCCACGAGTTGCGCGAGCGCGAGGTCGCCGCCCGGCGGCGCGACATCGGCATGGTGTTCCAGCGGTTCAACCTCTTCCCGCACATGACGGCCCTCGAGAACGTCATCGAGGCCCCCGTCAAGGTCGCCGGCACCGCCAGGGACCGCGCCCGCGAGGAGGCGAGGGCCCTGCTGGACCAGGTGGGGCTCGCCGACCGGGAGGGCCACTACCCGGCCGAGCTCTCGGGCGGCCAGCAGCAGCGCGTCGCCATCGCCCGCGCCCTCGCCATGAAACCGAAACTGATGCTGTTCGACGAACCGACGTCGGCGCTCGACCCCGAACTCGTCGGCGACGTCCTCGACGTCATGCGCCGGCTCGCGGACGACGGCATGACGATGGTCGTCGTCACGCACGAGATCGGCTTCGCCCGCGAAGTCGGTGACCTGGCCGTCTTCATGGACGAAGGCGTCGTCGTCGAATCCGGTGACCCCCGGCGGGTCCTGGCCGAACCGGAGCAGGAACGCACACGCGCCTTCCTCTCGAAGGTCCTGTGA
- a CDS encoding universal stress protein codes for MARGEESSMSRPVTVGVDGSEGSVAAVDWAADEAALRGEDLRLVYATRWAEHQLGAMKVSHEDRAGAAEGVLAETERRVGSRQPGLALTADEVEDAPVSVLLAAAAKAELLVVGSHGLGSVRGFIVGSVGQEVIAEAQRPVVLVRPGYEKDSSDASERSSRRKVVLGLDVNEVKDELLSFAFDFAGRHHVPLEIVHTWHESFVHHSSAAAKDERAAALADAVRPFRDRFPATEVAEVSASGRAAEHLIEAASDARLVVVGRRRATRGAHIGSVTHAVIHHASCPVAVVPHT; via the coding sequence ATGGCCCGAGGTGAGGAGAGCAGCATGTCCCGACCTGTCACTGTGGGAGTGGACGGCTCTGAAGGAAGCGTGGCGGCGGTGGACTGGGCCGCCGACGAGGCGGCGCTGCGCGGCGAGGATCTGCGACTGGTGTACGCCACGCGGTGGGCGGAGCATCAGTTGGGGGCGATGAAGGTGTCGCACGAAGATCGTGCCGGCGCGGCGGAAGGCGTGCTGGCTGAGACCGAGCGGCGTGTCGGGTCCCGGCAGCCGGGCCTTGCCCTGACCGCTGACGAGGTCGAAGACGCGCCCGTCAGCGTGCTGCTCGCCGCCGCTGCCAAGGCGGAGCTGCTCGTCGTGGGCTCTCATGGGCTGGGTAGCGTCCGCGGGTTCATCGTCGGTTCGGTAGGGCAGGAGGTCATCGCGGAAGCCCAGCGTCCGGTGGTCCTCGTTCGCCCCGGATACGAGAAGGACAGCTCCGATGCGTCCGAGAGGAGCAGCCGCCGGAAGGTGGTGCTCGGTCTCGATGTGAACGAAGTCAAGGACGAGCTCCTGTCCTTCGCGTTCGATTTCGCCGGGCGGCACCACGTCCCGCTGGAGATCGTGCACACATGGCATGAATCCTTCGTTCACCACTCCAGCGCGGCCGCGAAGGACGAGAGGGCGGCGGCGCTTGCCGACGCGGTACGACCGTTCCGGGACAGGTTTCCGGCGACGGAGGTGGCGGAGGTGTCCGCTTCGGGACGGGCAGCCGAGCATCTCATCGAGGCCGCGTCGGACGCACGCCTCGTGGTCGTCGGCCGGCGGAGGGCAACCAGGGGCGCTCACATTGGATCGGTCACCCACGCCGTCATCCACCACGCCTCCTGTCCTGTCGCAGTCGTACCGCACACCTGA
- a CDS encoding GAP family protein — MVLDLMVIGTAITLGPLHNSAFILLLSSRGGVRQGLAFLLSWLANLVAVIALVVLLTGGQPPARHSAPSTAAIAVKLAIGLALVVFGAYRHRRPPRPHGPPRWAARIDNASPVAAAGLAWLLQPWGLVGAGAATAIDADLSTLTDWLVLTGYCLLATLSLIVMEMYTVWVPAAAHARLNALRSWLERHQEQLVVTLSLLVGLWLTARSIYELVA, encoded by the coding sequence ATGGTCCTCGACCTGATGGTGATCGGTACGGCCATCACCCTCGGGCCCTTGCACAACAGCGCCTTCATCCTGCTGCTCTCCTCGCGGGGCGGCGTTCGTCAGGGTCTGGCGTTCCTGTTGTCGTGGCTGGCCAACCTGGTCGCGGTGATCGCCCTCGTCGTGCTGCTGACCGGCGGTCAGCCCCCGGCCCGTCATAGCGCGCCCTCGACCGCCGCGATCGCCGTGAAACTCGCCATCGGCCTGGCACTGGTGGTGTTCGGCGCGTACCGGCACCGCCGACCGCCCCGGCCGCACGGCCCGCCACGCTGGGCCGCCCGGATCGACAACGCTTCCCCGGTCGCGGCAGCCGGTCTGGCGTGGCTGTTGCAGCCCTGGGGCCTGGTCGGCGCGGGTGCCGCGACCGCCATCGACGCGGACCTCTCCACCCTCACCGACTGGCTCGTACTGACCGGCTACTGCCTGCTGGCCACACTCAGCCTCATCGTCATGGAGATGTACACGGTCTGGGTGCCCGCGGCCGCGCACGCCCGCTTGAACGCCCTACGGAGCTGGCTGGAGCGGCACCAGGAACAGCTGGTGGTCACGCTCTCCCTGCTGGTCGGCCTGTGGCTGACGGCCCGGAGCATTTACGAGCTGGTCGCCTGA